The Paramixta manurensis region AAGAAGCTTGTGCGCAAGCTAACGTGTTGCTGAAAGTGATTATTGAAACCGGTGAGTTAAAACAAGAAGCGTTGATTCGTCAGGCCTCTGAAATTGCGATTGAGGCTGGCGCCGATTTTATTAAAACCTCTACCGGTAAGGTGCCGGTTAATGCGACGCCGGAAGTGGCGCAGATCATGATGAGCGTGATCCGGGATAAGGGTGTGCAGGCGAGCGTTGGTTTCAAACCGGCGGGCGGTGTGCGTACCGCTGATGATGCCGCACTCTATCTGAAACTGGCCGATGATATTCTCGGCAGTGAGTGGGCCGATGCGCGTCATTTCCGTTTTGGCGCTTCCAGCCTGCTGGCGAGTTTGCTGAACGCGGCCGGTTACCAGAGCGCCGCCAGCGACAGTAAATACTAATCTGCCACCCAGG contains the following coding sequences:
- the deoC gene encoding deoxyribose-phosphate aldolase, which codes for MTDVTAAALRALKLMDLTTLNDDDTDAKVIALCHQAKSPAGNTAAICIYPRFIPVARKALREQGTPEIRIATVTNFPHGNDDIDIALAETRAAIAYGADEVDVVFPYRALIAGNTQVGFELVKACKEACAQANVLLKVIIETGELKQEALIRQASEIAIEAGADFIKTSTGKVPVNATPEVAQIMMSVIRDKGVQASVGFKPAGGVRTADDAALYLKLADDILGSEWADARHFRFGASSLLASLLNAAGYQSAASDSKY